One stretch of Tistrella mobilis DNA includes these proteins:
- a CDS encoding methyl-accepting chemotaxis protein: MKIVVPVLLVLSLGLGLSTWFGASRGGETIEDLSETVVEGVAGEAREQVAGIIDGAFGVGRGIGATASGAIAAGKADRAAMIAMLKLLLQDNPNLVATWIAFEPDAFDGADAAHKGQPGHDATGRFIPYVSRSGSTINLDPLIDYETPGAGDYYLLARNTRREQIIEPYFYEIAGKQELITTLAVPVVRDGRVIGVAGVDLKLPVLNDLLAQMKPFGTGTVSLISTGGLWVAYQTPAELGKPVANVEPELADAIRGADGGTMIFEDKPQAVTGTLVHRIVLPARFGKVDTPWFVTVDVPEDEISAPVDALTRGLVTTGLVVVAVLGLVIALLIQRLAAAPVGRLTAAVRRLAADETDVVVPLTGRADELGVMAGSIDYFRDRLVEVKHLREEQEAAKERAAAGRRAEMMRLAGTFETAIAGVVDGVARAAGDLQANATELSGTADEASRQSAAAAAATGQASSNVAMVAGAGEELSASIAEISRQVAESSTVTRRAVEDAEATGRTVEGLADAAQRIGGIVQLISDIAAQTNLLALNATIEAARAGDAGKGFAVVASEVKSLADQTARATQDISAQIAGMQQVTKGATEAMTQIRATIARIDEISTAIAAAVEEQSAATSDISTNAQQAARGVDEVSRSVTGVSRVASEVGATAGRVLAASSDLSTQSDALRREVGAFIEGVRRA, from the coding sequence GTGAAGATCGTCGTGCCGGTGCTGCTGGTCCTGAGCCTGGGGCTGGGCCTGTCGACCTGGTTCGGCGCCTCGCGCGGCGGCGAGACCATCGAAGATCTGAGCGAAACGGTGGTCGAAGGCGTGGCCGGCGAGGCCAGGGAACAGGTTGCCGGCATCATCGACGGCGCTTTCGGCGTGGGCCGCGGCATCGGTGCCACCGCATCCGGCGCGATCGCGGCCGGCAAGGCCGATCGCGCGGCCATGATCGCCATGCTGAAGCTGCTGCTTCAGGACAATCCCAACCTGGTCGCCACCTGGATCGCGTTTGAGCCCGACGCCTTCGACGGCGCGGATGCCGCCCATAAGGGCCAGCCCGGCCATGACGCGACCGGCCGTTTCATTCCCTATGTCTCGCGCAGCGGCAGCACCATCAATCTGGACCCGCTGATCGATTACGAGACGCCGGGGGCGGGCGATTACTATCTTCTGGCCCGCAATACCCGCCGCGAGCAGATCATCGAGCCCTATTTCTACGAGATTGCCGGCAAGCAGGAGCTGATCACCACCCTGGCGGTGCCGGTGGTGCGGGACGGCCGGGTGATCGGCGTTGCCGGCGTCGACCTGAAGCTGCCGGTGCTGAACGACCTTCTGGCGCAGATGAAGCCCTTCGGCACCGGTACCGTGTCGCTGATCTCGACCGGCGGGCTGTGGGTCGCCTATCAGACCCCGGCGGAGCTGGGCAAGCCGGTCGCGAATGTCGAGCCCGAGCTTGCCGATGCGATCCGCGGGGCCGACGGCGGCACGATGATCTTCGAGGACAAGCCCCAGGCGGTGACCGGCACGCTGGTGCATCGCATCGTGCTGCCGGCCCGTTTCGGCAAGGTCGATACCCCCTGGTTCGTGACCGTCGACGTGCCCGAGGATGAAATCAGCGCGCCGGTGGATGCGTTGACCCGCGGGCTCGTCACCACCGGCCTGGTGGTCGTGGCGGTCCTGGGGCTGGTGATCGCCCTGCTGATCCAGCGTCTGGCGGCCGCTCCGGTCGGCCGGCTGACCGCCGCGGTGCGCCGGCTTGCCGCCGACGAAACCGATGTGGTGGTGCCGCTGACCGGCCGTGCCGACGAGCTGGGCGTGATGGCAGGCTCGATCGACTATTTCAGGGACCGGCTGGTCGAGGTGAAGCATCTGCGCGAAGAGCAGGAGGCGGCCAAGGAACGCGCCGCCGCCGGGCGCCGGGCCGAGATGATGCGCCTGGCCGGCACGTTCGAGACCGCGATCGCGGGGGTGGTCGACGGTGTTGCGCGCGCCGCCGGCGATCTTCAGGCCAATGCCACCGAGCTGTCGGGCACGGCCGACGAGGCCAGCCGCCAATCGGCGGCGGCGGCGGCGGCGACCGGTCAGGCGTCGTCGAACGTGGCCATGGTCGCCGGTGCGGGCGAGGAACTTTCGGCCTCGATCGCCGAGATCAGCCGTCAGGTGGCGGAAAGCTCCACCGTCACCCGCCGGGCGGTGGAGGATGCCGAGGCCACCGGCCGCACGGTCGAGGGCCTGGCCGATGCCGCGCAGCGCATCGGCGGCATCGTCCAGCTGATCAGCGACATTGCCGCCCAGACCAATCTTCTGGCGCTGAACGCCACGATCGAGGCGGCGCGCGCCGGCGATGCCGGCAAGGGCTTCGCGGTGGTGGCGAGCGAGGTGAAGAGCCTGGCCGACCAGACCGCCCGCGCCACCCAGGACATCTCGGCCCAGATCGCCGGCATGCAGCAGGTGACGAAGGGTGCGACCGAGGCGATGACCCAGATCCGCGCCACCATCGCCCGCATCGATGAAATCTCCACCGCCATCGCGGCTGCGGTGGAAGAGCAGTCGGCCGCCACCAGCGACATCTCCACCAACGCCCAGCAGGCGGCGCGCGGGGTCGACGAGGTGTCGCGCAGCGTCACCGGCGTCAGCCGGGTGGCCTCGGAAGTGGGGGCCACCGCGGGCCGGGTGCTGGCGGCTTCGTCCGACCTCTCCACCCAGTCCGACGCGCTCCGCCGCGAGGTGGGGGCGTTCATCGAGGGGGTGCGGCGGGCGTGA
- a CDS encoding methyltransferase domain-containing protein translates to MSATFMDRLTDRLARRPGGLIGRLIYRHPAGHETSFAMMLDALHPGPEDRLLDLGCGGGVFLERVLARGAGAAGLDHSPDMVAETRRRNAAALAAGRLELHQGDVARLPFGDAAFTLVTSLNAFFFFPEPQAAIAEMARVLAPGGRLGIVTTPPEQAAMLKRWFGPVAARMRLDAPDTLAGWMAAVGLIPGEVKPVRQVGYLITARKPVMPAMPGAEITMPGFHGRITARLGPATAPLLVVDARVDGAIPPHAAMADELVVVLDGRLRARTGGTEHLLGPGDHLIVPAGTIHEAVAETPARLLLVGPPE, encoded by the coding sequence ATGAGCGCGACCTTCATGGACCGCCTGACCGATCGCCTTGCCCGCCGCCCCGGCGGGCTGATCGGCCGGCTGATCTACCGCCACCCCGCCGGTCACGAGACCAGCTTCGCGATGATGCTGGATGCCCTGCATCCGGGGCCGGAAGACCGGCTGCTCGATCTCGGCTGCGGCGGCGGCGTTTTCCTCGAACGGGTGCTGGCCCGGGGGGCCGGCGCGGCCGGGCTCGACCACAGCCCCGACATGGTGGCGGAAACCCGGCGGCGCAATGCCGCAGCCCTCGCCGCCGGCCGGCTGGAACTGCACCAGGGCGATGTCGCCCGCCTGCCTTTCGGGGATGCGGCCTTTACCCTGGTCACCTCGCTCAACGCCTTCTTCTTCTTCCCCGAACCGCAGGCGGCCATCGCCGAAATGGCCCGGGTGCTGGCCCCCGGCGGCCGGCTCGGCATCGTCACCACCCCGCCCGAACAGGCGGCGATGCTGAAACGCTGGTTCGGCCCGGTGGCCGCCCGCATGCGCCTGGATGCCCCCGACACGCTGGCCGGCTGGATGGCGGCGGTGGGGCTGATCCCGGGCGAGGTGAAGCCGGTCCGCCAGGTGGGCTATCTGATCACCGCCCGCAAGCCGGTGATGCCGGCGATGCCGGGCGCCGAAATCACCATGCCCGGCTTCCATGGACGGATCACCGCCCGCCTGGGCCCCGCCACCGCGCCGCTGCTGGTGGTCGATGCCCGGGTGGACGGCGCCATCCCGCCCCATGCCGCTATGGCCGACGAGTTGGTCGTGGTGCTGGACGGCCGCCTCCGTGCCCGGACGGGCGGGACCGAACATCTGCTCGGCCCCGGCGACCATCTGATCGTGCCGGCGGGCACCATTCACGAGGCGGTGGCCGAAACGCCGGCCCGGCTGCTGCTGGTGGGACCGCCGGAATAA
- a CDS encoding MFS transporter, producing MTRPATSPAPGLLLIGALYLAQGLPIGFAFEALPVLLRQAGVPLEVIAWVSLAGLPWVLKPLWAPLVDNLGGSARLGRRRAWIIPMQLILAAAMAGLAMITDWQAAALPVVALTLIASVASATQDTATDGLAAERLHGGRLTRANALQSGGMMAGFMLGGSGLLWASGHIGVQAALAVLAGLLIAALLPVLAWAEPRATTDDDRHPARLRAYFRRPGAWPVLIAGIGFALPYSGGLALSKLYLTDAGMALDRIGLTGIAGSLAMILIGCPLAVRMIGRHGTGPTLVSALVLTLAALGLWLLPVAGLVAPDLAVVLPASILLGTAGGAATTAAATLMMRFAARGSQAGTDVTIPQAAQVAGETLSGGVATGIAAGTGYAGALAAVLAAGAAGLVVTRAMLARPALRQLDDRSAP from the coding sequence ATGACCCGTCCTGCCACCTCTCCCGCCCCCGGCCTGCTGCTGATCGGCGCGCTCTATCTGGCGCAGGGCCTGCCGATCGGCTTCGCCTTCGAAGCCCTGCCCGTGCTGCTGCGCCAGGCGGGCGTGCCGCTGGAGGTGATCGCCTGGGTGTCGCTCGCAGGGCTGCCCTGGGTGCTGAAACCGCTCTGGGCGCCGCTGGTCGACAATCTGGGCGGCAGCGCGCGCCTGGGCCGCAGGCGCGCCTGGATCATCCCCATGCAGCTGATCCTGGCAGCCGCCATGGCCGGTCTCGCCATGATCACCGACTGGCAGGCGGCGGCCCTGCCGGTGGTGGCGCTGACGCTGATCGCCTCCGTCGCCTCGGCCACCCAGGACACCGCCACCGACGGGCTGGCCGCCGAACGGCTGCATGGCGGCCGGCTGACCCGCGCCAATGCGCTGCAAAGCGGCGGCATGATGGCGGGCTTCATGCTCGGCGGATCGGGGCTGCTCTGGGCCTCGGGCCATATCGGCGTGCAAGCCGCGCTCGCCGTCCTGGCCGGGCTGCTGATCGCCGCCCTGCTGCCGGTGCTGGCCTGGGCCGAACCCCGGGCCACGACCGACGACGACCGCCATCCGGCGCGGCTCCGCGCCTATTTCCGCCGGCCGGGCGCCTGGCCGGTGCTGATCGCCGGCATCGGCTTCGCGCTGCCCTATTCCGGCGGGCTCGCCCTGTCGAAACTCTATCTGACCGATGCCGGCATGGCGCTGGACCGGATCGGGCTCACCGGCATCGCCGGCAGCCTGGCGATGATCCTGATCGGCTGCCCGCTGGCGGTGCGGATGATCGGCCGCCACGGCACCGGCCCGACCCTCGTCTCGGCCCTGGTCCTCACACTTGCCGCCCTCGGCCTGTGGCTGTTGCCCGTGGCGGGGCTGGTGGCCCCCGATCTGGCGGTCGTGCTGCCGGCATCCATCCTGCTCGGCACCGCCGGCGGGGCCGCCACCACCGCGGCCGCCACGCTGATGATGCGCTTCGCCGCACGCGGCAGCCAGGCCGGAACCGATGTCACCATCCCCCAGGCGGCACAGGTGGCGGGCGAGACCCTGAGCGGCGGCGTCGCCACCGGCATCGCCGCCGGAACCGGCTATGCGGGCGCGCTGGCCGCCGTGCTTGCGGCCGGTGCCGCGGGGCTCGTCGTCACCCGCGCCATGCTCGCCCGCCCGGCGCTGCGACAGCTCGACGACCGATCCGCCCCCTGA
- a CDS encoding TonB-dependent receptor, giving the protein MTTPTPSAPRRPILARRLLTGAALAAALPLMPAPALAEEAAGEAAAGSAVTLEPLTVTARRRAEQASEAPVSVTVIGADRLGEAGVRDLDDAARAVPNATFSPQGGPLTIRGIGSLGMSGGVDRQPGVGLFVDDVYIARPNGYPTAFQDLDRVEVVRGAQSTLYGKNTIGGAVNLVSPVPGADPGITATLGLGSDRRLEMQGVLDTPLGDAGAAADLAVRAVVGLTRDDGFIRDDASGNRLGRTDRKAVKLAIGGMLSDATEVMIRADLSRDRDDGGLAYAPLPLAFDHRSTHDTEGERSLDTAGLSARLTHDLGAVVLSSVTAIRGHDMDHVLDGDFMALPYYIQAQTEEQRQISQELRLSSPEDGRRFGWSTGLFYMREDFKAAQFYDYTTVPRADWSRSGFDQTTDTASAFGEARLRLLPSVDVAAGLRYTREWKETTSEITSPSGNMMMGAPMRVSGDADFDDLSPEMTISWRPVAHGVTTFARVARGFKSGGISPYPELDGSINRYDPETVTTFEIGAKTLWLDDRLAIDLTLFRNDWKDQQVVIYTSPLTRVLRNAARSTSEGAEVEARAQIAEGLGLRLAYGYLNARFDDFVDSIQGADYSGQDLPYAPEHTLALGLDLTRPVAPGVDLVAGVDYSWRSSMSFTPASDYRQGETHLVDGRIGFDAGAWAAALWARNLFDEEYLTYYYDMGGSDVGVAGRGRSLGLTLTGRW; this is encoded by the coding sequence ATGACCACGCCGACACCATCTGCTCCAAGACGCCCGATCCTGGCCCGCCGTCTGCTGACCGGCGCCGCCCTTGCCGCCGCCCTGCCGCTGATGCCGGCCCCCGCGCTTGCCGAAGAGGCGGCGGGCGAGGCCGCCGCCGGCAGCGCCGTCACCCTGGAACCGCTGACCGTCACCGCCCGCCGCCGGGCGGAGCAGGCAAGCGAGGCGCCGGTTTCGGTGACGGTGATCGGCGCCGATCGTCTGGGCGAGGCGGGGGTGCGCGATCTCGACGATGCCGCGCGGGCGGTGCCGAACGCGACCTTCAGCCCCCAGGGCGGGCCACTGACCATCCGCGGCATCGGCTCTCTGGGCATGAGCGGCGGTGTCGACCGCCAGCCCGGCGTCGGGCTGTTCGTCGACGATGTCTATATCGCCCGGCCCAACGGCTACCCGACCGCGTTTCAGGATCTGGACCGGGTGGAGGTGGTGCGCGGCGCGCAATCGACGCTCTACGGCAAGAACACCATCGGCGGCGCGGTCAATCTGGTCTCGCCGGTGCCGGGTGCCGATCCGGGGATCACCGCCACGCTGGGTCTGGGCAGCGACCGGCGGCTGGAGATGCAGGGCGTGCTCGACACCCCGCTCGGCGATGCGGGCGCGGCGGCCGATCTGGCGGTGCGCGCCGTGGTCGGCCTCACCCGCGACGACGGGTTCATCCGCGACGATGCCTCGGGAAATCGCCTGGGGCGCACCGACCGCAAGGCGGTGAAACTCGCAATCGGTGGCATGCTGAGTGATGCGACCGAGGTGATGATCCGGGCGGATCTGTCGCGCGATCGCGATGATGGCGGGCTCGCCTATGCGCCCCTGCCGCTCGCCTTCGATCACCGTTCCACCCACGACACCGAAGGCGAGCGCAGCCTGGACACCGCCGGGCTGTCGGCCAGGCTGACCCATGATCTGGGGGCGGTGGTGCTGAGTTCGGTGACCGCGATCCGCGGCCACGACATGGACCATGTGCTCGACGGCGACTTCATGGCCCTGCCCTATTACATCCAGGCCCAGACCGAGGAACAGCGCCAGATCTCGCAGGAACTCCGCCTGTCGAGCCCCGAGGACGGCCGCCGCTTCGGCTGGAGCACGGGGCTGTTCTACATGCGCGAGGATTTCAAGGCGGCGCAGTTCTACGATTATACCACCGTACCCCGCGCCGACTGGAGCCGCAGCGGTTTCGACCAGACCACCGACACGGCCTCGGCCTTCGGCGAGGCGCGGCTGCGGCTGCTGCCCTCGGTCGATGTCGCCGCCGGGCTGCGCTATACCCGCGAGTGGAAAGAGACCACGTCCGAGATCACCAGCCCGTCGGGCAATATGATGATGGGCGCGCCGATGCGGGTGTCGGGCGATGCCGATTTCGACGATCTCTCGCCCGAGATGACCATCAGCTGGCGGCCGGTGGCCCATGGCGTCACCACCTTCGCCCGCGTCGCCCGCGGCTTCAAATCCGGCGGCATCAGCCCCTATCCGGAGCTGGACGGCAGCATCAACCGCTACGACCCGGAAACCGTCACCACCTTCGAGATCGGCGCTAAGACCCTGTGGCTGGACGACCGGCTGGCGATCGACCTCACCCTGTTCCGCAACGACTGGAAGGATCAGCAGGTGGTGATCTACACCAGCCCGCTGACCCGGGTGCTGCGCAACGCCGCCCGTTCCACCTCGGAAGGGGCCGAGGTCGAGGCCCGGGCGCAGATCGCCGAAGGGCTGGGGCTGCGCCTGGCCTATGGCTATCTGAACGCCCGGTTCGACGATTTCGTCGACAGCATTCAGGGCGCGGATTATTCCGGCCAGGACCTGCCCTATGCGCCGGAACATACCCTGGCGCTTGGGCTCGACCTCACCCGGCCGGTGGCGCCGGGGGTCGATCTGGTGGCGGGGGTCGACTATTCCTGGCGCTCGTCGATGAGCTTCACCCCCGCCTCGGACTATCGCCAGGGCGAGACCCATCTGGTCGACGGCCGGATCGGCTTCGATGCCGGCGCCTGGGCGGCGGCGCTCTGGGCCCGCAACCTCTTCGATGAAGAGTATCTGACCTATTACTACGACATGGGCGGCAGCGATGTCGGCGTCGCCGGGCGCGGCCGCAGCCTGGGCCTGACCCTGACCGGACGGTGGTGA
- a CDS encoding helix-turn-helix domain-containing protein: METVAAAGLEIYLYRSRIRQGECWSSVVAPGLWLGTLAAGRVVVDGAEGAGGMRDGGPAPADWAPGSAARFWAAEGFESRHTALADGAIAGVFLRVLPDAVEDLLGPEGARLTGGAGRAAAYVPVSMGLVWRMLGITGPATARRLHLTAAALHLLGHVVEAGEAGGAGGADGAGGDRPGRDGVALSPADIERLHAARELLLRDLAAPPSVPDLARAVGLNARKLGRGFQALFGSPVYAFVKTRRLDEARRLIEDEGLGIAEAAWRVGYSPAHFSTAFRKHHGLPPSAACDRRR, from the coding sequence ATGGAAACCGTCGCCGCCGCAGGGCTGGAGATTTATCTCTATCGCAGCCGGATCCGGCAGGGCGAGTGCTGGTCGTCGGTGGTGGCGCCGGGCTTGTGGCTGGGCACACTGGCGGCCGGGCGGGTGGTGGTCGACGGGGCAGAAGGTGCGGGCGGCATGCGCGATGGCGGGCCGGCGCCCGCCGATTGGGCGCCCGGGTCGGCGGCCCGGTTCTGGGCGGCCGAGGGGTTCGAGAGCCGGCACACCGCCCTGGCCGATGGTGCCATTGCCGGCGTGTTCCTGCGCGTGCTGCCGGATGCGGTGGAAGATCTGCTGGGGCCTGAAGGCGCGCGGCTGACCGGGGGCGCCGGCCGGGCCGCGGCTTATGTGCCGGTCTCCATGGGCCTGGTCTGGCGGATGCTGGGCATCACCGGCCCGGCCACGGCGCGGCGCCTGCATCTGACCGCCGCCGCACTGCACCTGCTGGGCCATGTGGTCGAGGCGGGCGAGGCAGGCGGGGCGGGCGGGGCCGACGGCGCGGGCGGCGACCGCCCGGGCCGTGACGGCGTGGCCCTTTCCCCCGCCGATATCGAGCGGCTGCATGCCGCGCGGGAGCTGCTGCTGCGCGATCTGGCCGCCCCGCCATCGGTGCCCGATCTCGCCCGCGCCGTGGGCCTCAACGCCCGCAAGCTGGGCCGCGGCTTCCAGGCACTGTTCGGCAGCCCGGTCTATGCCTTCGTCAAGACCCGCCGCCTGGACGAGGCCCGCCGGCTGATCGAGGACGAGGGGCTGGGCATCGCCGAAGCCGCCTGGCGCGTCGGCTACAGCCCGGCGCATTTCTCCACCGCCTTCCGCAAACACCACGGCCTGCCCCCCAGCGCCGCCTGCGACCGCCGGCGCTGA
- a CDS encoding DEAD/DEAH box helicase encodes MTTSPPSASDSSGPAARSFDLLHPVVQRWIWRQGWNELRDIQDDAVPLLIAPGPDVLVMAATAAGKTEAAFLPILSAAAFARDGAGPPGGFEAMYIGPLKALINDQFRRLDGLCEMAGVPVVRWHGDVDAGRKQAARRHPEGLLLITPESLEALFIRGGLDIPRLFNGLRHVVIDELHAFIGTERGMHLQSLLTRLEAALNRRVPRVGLSATIGDAGLAADCLRPGDGAGVARLTSTADGREIRLQVRTYRDATEETAPDAEALIADHLFKTLRGRHNLVFAGARQTVESYADKLRVLSERLGVPEEFFPHHGSLARGLREQVEARLRDGSLPTTAICTTTLELGIDIGDVESVAQIGPPRSIAGLRQRLGRSGRRAGKPAILRIYTAGPDAGEKTPLVDRLQLPTIQAIAAVRLLLQGWCEPPGPAALHLSTLTHQVLALIAERGGIRPQAAHRLLCVEGPFRKVAAGTFAALLRRLGHPSVRLIEQAPTAELMLGERGERLVSHYSFYAVFQTPEEYRVVTGRKTLGQLPLDRPVAPEMMIIFAGRRWIVAEVRAAERVLEVVPAPGGRPPAFNGGEAGPMHDRLAREMFTVLSGNDIPAFLDAGARDALLAGREIFTRYDVARCSMLPGDKGMILLPWLGSIRRNTLLLALDAEGIRGTGDGVALDLRADPGDVLKALCRIADAPPPDPLILAQRIGNKIQNKFDHLLDDDLLAVDAAAARLETTALPGIARNLVQALSGSPGGGAARHPD; translated from the coding sequence ATGACGACCTCGCCTCCTTCCGCCTCTGATTCATCCGGGCCCGCGGCACGCTCTTTCGATCTGCTGCATCCCGTGGTACAGCGCTGGATCTGGCGGCAGGGCTGGAACGAACTCCGCGATATCCAGGACGATGCCGTCCCCCTGCTGATCGCGCCCGGACCGGACGTGCTGGTGATGGCGGCGACGGCCGCCGGCAAGACCGAGGCAGCCTTCCTGCCGATCCTGTCGGCGGCGGCCTTCGCCCGGGACGGTGCCGGGCCACCCGGCGGGTTCGAGGCGATGTATATCGGGCCGCTGAAGGCACTGATCAACGACCAGTTCCGACGGCTCGACGGACTGTGCGAGATGGCGGGCGTGCCGGTCGTGCGCTGGCACGGCGATGTCGACGCCGGCCGCAAACAGGCGGCCCGCCGCCACCCTGAAGGCCTGCTGCTGATCACGCCCGAATCGCTCGAAGCCCTGTTCATACGTGGCGGGCTCGACATTCCACGCCTGTTCAACGGCCTGCGTCATGTCGTCATCGACGAGCTGCACGCTTTCATCGGTACCGAGCGGGGTATGCATCTGCAATCCCTGCTCACCCGGCTGGAAGCGGCGCTGAACCGCAGGGTGCCGCGCGTCGGCCTGTCAGCCACGATCGGTGATGCCGGGCTGGCGGCAGACTGTCTGCGTCCGGGCGACGGCGCCGGCGTCGCCCGGCTGACCAGCACGGCCGATGGTCGCGAGATCCGCCTGCAGGTACGAACCTACCGCGATGCCACCGAAGAGACCGCCCCCGACGCCGAGGCCCTGATCGCCGACCACCTCTTCAAAACCCTGCGCGGGCGCCATAATCTGGTCTTCGCCGGCGCCCGCCAGACCGTCGAGAGTTACGCCGACAAGTTGCGCGTTCTGAGTGAGCGGCTTGGCGTGCCTGAAGAATTCTTTCCTCATCACGGCAGCCTTGCGCGCGGCCTGCGCGAACAGGTGGAGGCCAGACTGCGAGACGGCAGCCTGCCCACCACCGCCATCTGTACCACCACTCTGGAACTCGGTATCGATATCGGTGATGTCGAAAGCGTGGCGCAGATCGGCCCACCCCGATCGATCGCCGGCCTGCGGCAGCGCCTGGGGCGATCGGGGCGGCGCGCGGGCAAGCCCGCGATCCTGCGCATCTACACCGCCGGTCCGGATGCAGGTGAGAAGACACCGCTGGTCGACCGGCTGCAATTGCCGACGATTCAGGCGATCGCAGCCGTGCGGCTGTTGCTTCAGGGTTGGTGTGAACCGCCGGGACCGGCGGCGCTGCATCTTTCCACGCTCACTCATCAGGTGCTGGCCCTGATTGCCGAGCGCGGTGGCATCCGGCCGCAGGCAGCCCACCGGCTGCTCTGCGTCGAAGGACCATTCCGGAAGGTGGCCGCCGGTACCTTCGCCGCCCTGCTCCGCCGCCTGGGCCACCCCTCTGTCCGGCTGATCGAACAGGCGCCGACGGCCGAGCTGATGCTGGGTGAACGGGGTGAACGGCTGGTCAGCCATTACAGCTTCTATGCGGTCTTCCAGACCCCTGAGGAATACCGGGTCGTCACCGGCAGAAAGACCCTCGGCCAATTGCCCCTCGACCGGCCGGTTGCACCCGAGATGATGATCATCTTCGCCGGCCGCCGATGGATCGTGGCGGAAGTTCGCGCCGCCGAGCGTGTGCTGGAGGTGGTGCCGGCTCCCGGCGGGCGGCCGCCGGCATTCAACGGGGGGGAGGCCGGCCCCATGCACGACCGGTTGGCCCGCGAGATGTTCACGGTCCTGAGCGGGAATGACATCCCGGCCTTCCTGGATGCCGGTGCCCGCGACGCACTTCTGGCCGGCCGCGAGATTTTCACCCGGTATGATGTTGCCCGATGCAGCATGCTGCCGGGCGACAAGGGCATGATCCTGCTACCCTGGCTGGGATCGATCAGGCGCAATACACTGCTGCTCGCACTCGATGCCGAAGGCATTCGAGGGACCGGTGACGGCGTCGCGCTCGATCTGCGCGCCGACCCCGGGGATGTGCTGAAGGCGCTATGCCGGATCGCCGACGCTCCGCCACCGGATCCGCTGATCCTGGCGCAACGGATCGGCAATAAGATTCAAAACAAGTTCGACCATCTGCTCGACGATGATCTCCTGGCCGTCGATGCGGCAGCTGCCAGGCTGGAGACCACCGCACTGCCCGGCATTGCCCGCAATCTTGTTCAGGCGTTGAGCGGATCACCCGGAGGCGGGGCCGCTCGTCATCCAGATTGA
- a CDS encoding ATP-binding protein, with the protein MTHPIKSKDRDAIIQALNAGVVPRLGLRHIQVGRAREVAALVSDVERVSDAGSAFRVVVGEYGAGKTFFLNLVRLVALEKGLVVVHADLAPDRRLHASGGQARSLYAELMRNMATRTRPEGGALASVVERFVGKSHDDAARQGRETSDLIREKLAPLEELVSGYDVSAVITEYARASDAGDEARKLAALRWLRGEWSTRTEARAALGVVRTIIDDAGVYDHLKLMAAFVRLAGYKGMLVVLDEMVNLYKLQSAQARAANYEQILRILNDVLQGGAAGLGVVMGGTPEFLMDTRRGLYSYAALQSRLAENSFARSGLVDLSGPVIRLQSLTPEDLYVLLANIRTVFAGGDPARHLVPDDALTAFMHHCSTRIGDAYFRTPRNTVKAFVNLLSVLEQNPGSRWTDLLDEVPVAADEMAAQDTTAIDGITGSDDEGRDDEGTRTSATEGATAGGDADDDLASFRL; encoded by the coding sequence ATGACCCACCCGATTAAAAGCAAGGATCGCGATGCGATCATCCAGGCGCTGAATGCCGGCGTCGTGCCGCGTCTGGGCCTGCGCCACATCCAGGTCGGCCGGGCGCGTGAGGTTGCGGCTCTCGTCTCCGATGTGGAGCGTGTGTCGGATGCCGGGTCGGCCTTCCGCGTGGTGGTGGGCGAATATGGCGCCGGCAAGACCTTCTTCCTGAACCTCGTCCGGCTGGTGGCGCTGGAAAAAGGGCTGGTGGTCGTACATGCGGATCTGGCGCCCGATCGTCGGCTGCATGCCAGCGGCGGACAGGCCCGATCGCTCTATGCCGAACTGATGCGCAACATGGCGACCCGCACCCGACCGGAAGGTGGTGCGCTGGCCAGCGTGGTGGAACGCTTCGTGGGCAAATCTCATGACGATGCCGCCCGCCAGGGGCGGGAAACGTCCGATCTGATCCGCGAAAAACTGGCGCCGCTGGAGGAACTGGTCTCAGGCTACGACGTCTCGGCAGTGATCACTGAATATGCCCGGGCCTCGGATGCAGGCGACGAAGCGCGTAAGCTTGCGGCACTGCGCTGGTTGCGCGGCGAATGGTCGACGCGGACCGAGGCGCGGGCGGCACTTGGGGTGGTACGGACCATCATCGACGATGCCGGCGTCTATGATCATCTGAAGCTGATGGCCGCCTTCGTGCGTCTGGCCGGCTATAAGGGCATGCTGGTGGTGCTGGACGAGATGGTCAATCTCTACAAACTGCAGAGCGCCCAGGCCCGCGCGGCCAATTACGAGCAGATCCTCCGCATCCTGAACGACGTGCTGCAAGGCGGCGCCGCCGGGCTTGGCGTGGTTATGGGGGGCACGCCTGAATTCCTGATGGACACCCGCCGCGGCCTCTACAGCTATGCCGCCTTGCAATCGCGGCTTGCAGAAAACAGCTTCGCCCGTAGCGGCCTGGTGGATCTGTCGGGCCCGGTGATCCGGCTGCAATCGCTGACGCCCGAGGATCTGTACGTCCTGCTCGCCAACATCCGCACCGTCTTCGCCGGTGGCGATCCTGCCCGGCATCTGGTGCCGGATGATGCCTTGACGGCCTTCATGCACCACTGCTCCACCCGGATCGGCGACGCCTATTTCCGCACGCCGCGCAACACGGTGAAGGCCTTCGTAAACCTGCTGTCGGTGCTGGAACAGAACCCCGGCAGCCGATGGACCGATCTGCTGGACGAGGTGCCCGTGGCAGCCGACGAGATGGCGGCACAGGACACAACCGCCATTGACGGTATCACCGGTTCGGACGACGAGGGCCGGGACGACGAGGGTACACGCACCAGCGCCACGGAGGGCGCAACGGCAGGCGGTGACGCGGATGACGACCTCGCCTCCTTCCGCCTCTGA